In Mercenaria mercenaria strain notata unplaced genomic scaffold, MADL_Memer_1 contig_1850, whole genome shotgun sequence, one genomic interval encodes:
- the LOC123554540 gene encoding uncharacterized protein LOC123554540 isoform X2, translating to MEHKRSDWDTCEKLALLMFTVSTLLIIIIIAVETSSRAGSSNDLLSEKLFPSVLYDQNITMESEIITDNTNTSTAKKNGKPSEVSKRTSLEQRTKTVKMGKEETLLILRPYLAHTTEWRDILKHVKQNIDQLPQATKKLYRTASAKQLRDRMTTQFEKLINQQAEKIEDKDIRSAVQDIQMMERILGKSKPSQPKKT from the exons ATGGAACACAAAAGATCAGACTGGGATACGTGTGAAAAGCTCGCTTTGTTAATGTTTACGGTGTCTACATTacttatcatcattattattgcTGTGGAAACATCCTCACGGGCAGGAAGTAGTAACGACCTTTTGAGCGAGAAACTCTTTCCGAGTGTATTATATGATCAG aatataACAATGGAAAGTGAAATAATAACAGACAACACTAATACCTCTACTGCTAAAAAGAACGGAAAACCAAGTGAAGTCTCGAAGA GAACATCTCTTGAGCAACGAACAAAGACAGTTAAAATGGGGAAGGAGGAAACTTTGCTTATTCTCCGGCCATACCTGGCACACACAACAGAATGGAGAGATATTCTGAAACatgttaaacaaaatatcgaCCAGCTTCCTCAAGCAACAAAGAAACTGTACCGGACTGCCAGTGCGAAGCAGCTGCGAGACAGGATGACGACACAATTTGAGAAACTGATAAATCAGCAAGCTGAAAAGATTGAAGACAAGGACATACG TTCAGCAGTTCAAGATATTCAAATGATGGAAAGGATTCTGGGTAAGAGTAAGCCGTCTCAACCAAAGAAGACATAA
- the LOC123554540 gene encoding uncharacterized protein LOC123554540 isoform X1 yields the protein MMRNKMEHKRSDWDTCEKLALLMFTVSTLLIIIIIAVETSSRAGSSNDLLSEKLFPSVLYDQNITMESEIITDNTNTSTAKKNGKPSEVSKRTSLEQRTKTVKMGKEETLLILRPYLAHTTEWRDILKHVKQNIDQLPQATKKLYRTASAKQLRDRMTTQFEKLINQQAEKIEDKDIRSAVQDIQMMERILGKSKPSQPKKT from the exons ATGATGAG AAACAAAATGGAACACAAAAGATCAGACTGGGATACGTGTGAAAAGCTCGCTTTGTTAATGTTTACGGTGTCTACATTacttatcatcattattattgcTGTGGAAACATCCTCACGGGCAGGAAGTAGTAACGACCTTTTGAGCGAGAAACTCTTTCCGAGTGTATTATATGATCAG aatataACAATGGAAAGTGAAATAATAACAGACAACACTAATACCTCTACTGCTAAAAAGAACGGAAAACCAAGTGAAGTCTCGAAGA GAACATCTCTTGAGCAACGAACAAAGACAGTTAAAATGGGGAAGGAGGAAACTTTGCTTATTCTCCGGCCATACCTGGCACACACAACAGAATGGAGAGATATTCTGAAACatgttaaacaaaatatcgaCCAGCTTCCTCAAGCAACAAAGAAACTGTACCGGACTGCCAGTGCGAAGCAGCTGCGAGACAGGATGACGACACAATTTGAGAAACTGATAAATCAGCAAGCTGAAAAGATTGAAGACAAGGACATACG TTCAGCAGTTCAAGATATTCAAATGATGGAAAGGATTCTGGGTAAGAGTAAGCCGTCTCAACCAAAGAAGACATAA
- the LOC123554540 gene encoding uncharacterized protein LOC123554540 isoform X3, translating into MMRNKMEHKRSDWDTCEKLALLMFTVSTLLIIIIIAVETSSRAGSSNDLLSEKLFPSVLYDQNITMESEIITDNTNTSTAKKNGKPSEVSKRTSLEQRTKTVKMGKEETLLILRPYLAHTTEWRDILKHVKQNIDQLPQATKKLYRTASAKQLRDRMTTQFEKLINQQAEKIEDKDIRSSRYSNDGKDSG; encoded by the exons ATGATGAG AAACAAAATGGAACACAAAAGATCAGACTGGGATACGTGTGAAAAGCTCGCTTTGTTAATGTTTACGGTGTCTACATTacttatcatcattattattgcTGTGGAAACATCCTCACGGGCAGGAAGTAGTAACGACCTTTTGAGCGAGAAACTCTTTCCGAGTGTATTATATGATCAG aatataACAATGGAAAGTGAAATAATAACAGACAACACTAATACCTCTACTGCTAAAAAGAACGGAAAACCAAGTGAAGTCTCGAAGA GAACATCTCTTGAGCAACGAACAAAGACAGTTAAAATGGGGAAGGAGGAAACTTTGCTTATTCTCCGGCCATACCTGGCACACACAACAGAATGGAGAGATATTCTGAAACatgttaaacaaaatatcgaCCAGCTTCCTCAAGCAACAAAGAAACTGTACCGGACTGCCAGTGCGAAGCAGCTGCGAGACAGGATGACGACACAATTTGAGAAACTGATAAATCAGCAAGCTGAAAAGATTGAAGACAAGGACATACG CAGTTCAAGATATTCAAATGATGGAAAGGATTCTGGGTAA